The DNA sequence TCTTACCGGCAAGAAATTAACTGATAAGATATATTATCATCACTCCGGTTATCCGGGAGGAATAAAAGCTGTTACTGCCGGAAAGTTGTTGAAGGAAAAGCCGGAGAGGGTATTGCGCATGGCGGTAAAGGGCATGCTTCCGAAAAACTCTTTGGGCAGACAAATGCTTAAAAAGCTGAAGATATATTCTACCAGCGAACACCCCCATGAAGCCCAAACCCCCAGATTACTGGAACTGTAAGTTTGTTGTAACTACTCAGGTAGGAGTAGTTACAAGACACAAAGTACCAAAGGTTCAAAGGCACAAAGAAAGAAAAGAAAAACAGTTTTATTGGTTCTATTGGTCAACCAATGGAACATATTTACTCTGTGCCTTTGACACTGAGTAGTTACAATTTGTAAATATTATGAGAATTATGTGCAGGAGATAAATATGACAGAGAAACGTTATTATGCGACAGGAAAGAGAAAAACCGCTATAGCAAGGGTGTGGATGAAGGAGGGAAGTGGCACTCTTGTTGTAAACAAGAGGGATTTTGATGAATATTTTACCGGAGACAACTCCAAGATGCTGATTAAGCAACCCCTTGAGGTTACCGGACAGATGAGTAAGTTTGATTTTTATATTAATGTTCGTGGCGG is a window from the Syntrophales bacterium genome containing:
- the rpsI gene encoding 30S ribosomal protein S9, with the translated sequence MTEKRYYATGKRKTAIARVWMKEGSGTLVVNKRDFDEYFTGDNSKMLIKQPLEVTGQMSKFDFYINVRGGGISGQAGAIKHGISKALLEYDAALRPVLKQAGFLTRDSRIKERKKYGQPGARKRFQFSKR
- the rplM gene encoding 50S ribosomal protein L13, whose translation is MKTYSAKKEDIVKDWYLIDAEGKILGRLASEIAKRLRGKHKPVYTPHVDTGDFIVVVNAGKVSLTGKKLTDKIYYHHSGYPGGIKAVTAGKLLKEKPERVLRMAVKGMLPKNSLGRQMLKKLKIYSTSEHPHEAQTPRLLEL